A window of the Streptomyces luomodiensis genome harbors these coding sequences:
- the cobM gene encoding precorrin-4 C(11)-methyltransferase, whose protein sequence is MTVYFIGAGPGAADLITVRGARTLARCQVCLYAGSLVPRELLAECPPDARLVDTARLDLDRITAELVAAHRAGHDVARLHSGDPSVFSAVAEQMRRLDAAGIPYEVVPGVPAFAAAAAALKRELTVPTVGQTVVLTRVAQQATPMPEGEDLATLGRSRALLVLHLAARYVDRVVDELLPHYGADCPAAVVAMASRPDELVLRGTLADIAEQVKAAGVVRTAVIMVGRTLGAEQFRDSHLYSPERERPHEPCHPPVV, encoded by the coding sequence ATGACGGTGTACTTCATCGGCGCGGGCCCCGGTGCCGCCGATCTGATCACGGTGCGCGGCGCACGGACCCTGGCCCGCTGCCAGGTGTGCCTGTACGCGGGCAGCCTGGTGCCGCGTGAACTGCTCGCCGAATGCCCGCCGGACGCCCGCCTCGTCGACACCGCCCGGCTCGACCTCGACCGGATCACCGCCGAGCTGGTGGCCGCGCACCGGGCGGGCCATGACGTGGCCCGGCTGCACTCCGGCGATCCGTCGGTGTTCAGCGCCGTGGCCGAGCAGATGCGCCGCCTCGACGCCGCCGGCATTCCGTACGAGGTGGTTCCGGGCGTCCCGGCCTTCGCTGCCGCTGCCGCGGCGCTGAAGCGTGAGCTGACCGTGCCGACCGTCGGCCAGACCGTCGTCCTCACCCGCGTCGCCCAGCAGGCCACGCCCATGCCCGAGGGCGAGGACCTGGCCACCCTCGGCCGCAGCCGCGCCCTGCTCGTGCTGCATCTCGCCGCCCGCTATGTGGATCGCGTCGTCGACGAACTCCTCCCGCACTACGGCGCCGACTGCCCGGCGGCCGTGGTCGCCATGGCCAGCCGCCCCGACGAACTGGTGCTGCGCGGCACGCTGGCCGACATCGCGGAGCAGGTGAAGGCGGCGGGCGTGGTGCGGACGGCCGTCATCATGGTGGGCCGCACCCTCGGAGCGGAGCAGTTCCGCGACAGCCACCTCTACTCCCCGGAGCGCGAGCGCCCGCACGAGCCCTGCCACCCGCCCGTCGTCTGA
- a CDS encoding cobalt-precorrin-5B (C(1))-methyltransferase: MAEAEARTEAAGGRGAQLERTGLRHGWTTGACATAATTAAYTALLTAEFPDPVTIALPKGQRPAFALAAEELTADRAMAAIVKDAGDDPDVTHGALVRATVRALPPGRGVVFRAGPGVGTVTRPGLPLPVGEPAINPVPRQMMRDHIASVAARHGATGDVEIEISVDHGEEIARSTWNPRLGILGGLSILGTTGIVVPYSCSAWIDSIRRGVDVARAAGRRHVAGCTGSTSEKVAVAVHGLPQDALLDMGDFAGAVLKYLRRHPVDRLTVAGGFAKLSKLAAGHLDLHSSRSQVDKGFLAELARRGGADEALAEAVATANTGLETVQLCSAHGVPLGDLVATAARDTALGVLRGAPVAVDVICIDRAGTIVGRAEPRGPRGR; encoded by the coding sequence ATGGCTGAGGCGGAGGCCAGGACCGAGGCGGCCGGGGGGCGGGGCGCGCAACTGGAGCGGACGGGGCTGCGGCACGGCTGGACCACCGGGGCGTGCGCGACGGCCGCGACGACGGCCGCGTACACCGCCCTGCTCACGGCGGAGTTCCCCGATCCGGTGACCATCGCACTGCCCAAGGGGCAGCGGCCCGCGTTCGCGCTCGCGGCCGAGGAACTGACGGCGGACCGGGCCATGGCCGCGATCGTCAAGGACGCCGGGGACGATCCGGACGTGACCCACGGAGCGCTGGTCAGGGCCACCGTACGGGCCCTGCCACCCGGCCGCGGCGTGGTCTTCCGGGCCGGTCCGGGCGTCGGCACGGTGACCCGGCCCGGACTGCCGCTCCCGGTGGGCGAACCGGCCATCAACCCCGTGCCGCGCCAGATGATGCGCGACCACATCGCCTCGGTCGCGGCCCGGCACGGCGCAACCGGCGACGTCGAGATCGAGATCTCGGTGGACCACGGCGAGGAGATCGCCCGCTCCACCTGGAACCCGCGACTGGGCATCCTGGGCGGGCTGTCCATCCTCGGCACGACGGGCATCGTCGTGCCCTACTCCTGCTCGGCGTGGATCGACAGCATCCGGCGCGGAGTGGACGTCGCACGCGCGGCGGGCCGCCGCCATGTGGCGGGCTGTACGGGCTCGACGTCCGAGAAGGTGGCGGTGGCCGTGCACGGACTGCCGCAGGACGCGCTGCTGGACATGGGCGACTTCGCGGGGGCGGTGCTGAAGTATCTGCGCCGCCACCCGGTGGACCGGCTGACGGTCGCCGGCGGCTTCGCCAAGCTCTCCAAGCTGGCCGCCGGGCATCTGGACCTGCACTCCTCGCGGTCCCAGGTGGACAAGGGGTTCCTTGCCGAACTGGCCCGCCGTGGCGGGGCGGACGAGGCTCTCGCGGAGGCGGTGGCCACGGCCAACACAGGGCTGGAGACGGTCCAGCTGTGCTCCGCCCACGGCGTGCCCCTCGGCGACCTGGTCGCGACGGCGGCCCGCGACACGGCACTCGGGGTGCTGCGCGGCGCACCGGTGGCGGTGGACGTGATCTGCATCGACCGCGCGGGCACGATCGTGGGCCGTGCGGAGCCGCGGGGTCCGCGAGGCCGCTGA